One Defluviimonas sp. SAOS-178_SWC DNA window includes the following coding sequences:
- a CDS encoding NAD(P)/FAD-dependent oxidoreductase produces MTDTSNTVAIIGAGIVGVSTAIWLQRAGHRVILIDRKGPGEGTSHGNGGVLASCSIVPVTVPGLMRKAPRMLFDPNQPLFLRWGYLPTLAPWLIRYLRHANADAVRRRAAALAPIIGDSLAEHQALAAGTGAEKWLHPADYLFLYNDRRHYDGDAFGWSIRAEHGFKWDLLEGEAFRDYDPAFSPMLTCAARLKDHGRISDPGRYVKDLAAHAEAGGARIVMGEVTDIARDGGRVTGVRVGGDTLPCDAVVLAAGVWSKPLAERLGLRMPLETERGYHLELWEPSIMPRSPVMVASGKFVATPMEGRLRLAGIVEFGGLDAPPSRAAFALLERSIRAAMPGISWKKTVEWMGHRPSLIDSTPVIGPVPGVEGAFLGFGHDHVGLTGGPKTGRLLAQLIGGTAPNINLAPYAPARFQ; encoded by the coding sequence ATGACGGACACCTCGAACACGGTTGCGATCATCGGCGCGGGGATTGTCGGGGTCTCGACGGCGATCTGGCTTCAACGGGCCGGGCACCGGGTGATCCTGATCGACCGCAAGGGACCCGGCGAGGGGACAAGCCACGGCAATGGCGGCGTTCTCGCCTCCTGTTCCATCGTGCCCGTCACGGTGCCTGGGCTTATGCGGAAAGCGCCGCGGATGCTGTTCGACCCGAACCAGCCCCTGTTCCTGAGATGGGGCTACCTGCCGACGCTCGCGCCCTGGCTCATCCGCTATCTCCGCCATGCCAATGCCGACGCTGTGCGCCGCCGCGCGGCGGCACTCGCGCCGATCATCGGCGACAGCCTCGCCGAACATCAGGCGCTCGCAGCCGGGACCGGCGCCGAGAAATGGCTTCACCCGGCGGATTACCTGTTTCTCTACAACGACCGCCGCCACTACGACGGCGACGCCTTCGGCTGGTCGATCCGCGCCGAGCACGGCTTCAAATGGGATCTTCTCGAAGGAGAGGCGTTCCGGGACTACGATCCGGCCTTCTCGCCCATGCTCACCTGCGCGGCGCGGCTGAAGGATCACGGCCGCATCTCCGATCCCGGCCGCTACGTGAAGGACCTTGCCGCCCATGCGGAAGCCGGCGGCGCACGGATCGTCATGGGCGAGGTCACCGATATCGCGCGGGACGGCGGGCGGGTGACAGGTGTCAGGGTCGGCGGCGACACCCTGCCTTGCGATGCCGTGGTTCTTGCCGCGGGCGTCTGGTCGAAACCGCTGGCGGAACGCCTTGGCCTCAGGATGCCGCTGGAAACCGAACGCGGCTATCATCTGGAGCTATGGGAGCCTTCGATCATGCCGCGTTCGCCGGTCATGGTCGCATCGGGCAAGTTCGTCGCGACGCCGATGGAGGGGCGGCTCCGCCTCGCCGGCATCGTCGAATTCGGCGGTCTCGACGCGCCGCCCTCGCGCGCGGCCTTCGCGCTACTGGAGCGCAGCATCCGCGCCGCCATGCCGGGGATCAGCTGGAAAAAGACCGTGGAATGGATGGGGCACCGGCCATCCCTCATCGATTCCACCCCCGTCATCGGACCCGTTCCGGGGGTCGAGGGCGCCTTTCTCGGCTTCGGCCACGACCATGTCGGACTGACCGGCGGGCCGAAGACCGGGCGCCTCCTCGCCCAGCTCATTGGCGGGACGGCGCCAAACATAAACCTTGCGCCCTACGCTCCCGCGCGATTTCAATGA
- a CDS encoding TRAP transporter substrate-binding protein: MKTLTCLLAATALTATGALAETWDMPMAYPATNYHTENGAVFADCVKGATGGALEIVVHPNGSLFSGSDIKRAVQTGQAPIGERLLSAHANENPLFGVDSIPFLATSFDDSDKLLAAARDAVAGALDEQNLVYVYSVPWPPQGLYFKKEVNSVADMAGVKFRAYNAATARIAELAGMVPVQIEAAELSQALATGVAESFISSGSTGVDSKVWESLTHFYDVQAWLPRNTVFVNKDSFNGLDDAGKDAIMECGAQAAASGEARAKELTDQYLKTLAENGMTVSAPSDELKAGLKGFGETMTQEWIAAAGDTGKAVVDAYLAQ; this comes from the coding sequence ATGAAGACACTCACCTGCCTGCTTGCCGCCACGGCCCTCACCGCCACCGGCGCCCTTGCCGAGACCTGGGACATGCCGATGGCCTACCCGGCGACCAACTATCACACCGAAAATGGCGCCGTCTTTGCCGACTGCGTGAAGGGCGCGACGGGCGGGGCGCTGGAAATCGTGGTCCATCCCAACGGTTCGCTCTTCTCGGGCAGCGACATCAAGCGCGCGGTCCAGACCGGGCAGGCGCCGATCGGCGAGCGCCTCCTGTCGGCCCATGCCAATGAAAACCCGCTTTTCGGCGTGGACTCGATCCCCTTCCTCGCCACCTCGTTCGACGATTCAGACAAGCTCCTCGCCGCCGCCAGGGATGCTGTCGCCGGCGCCCTCGACGAACAGAACCTCGTCTACGTCTACTCGGTGCCGTGGCCGCCGCAGGGCCTCTACTTCAAGAAGGAAGTGAATTCGGTGGCCGACATGGCCGGCGTGAAGTTCCGCGCCTACAACGCGGCGACCGCGCGCATCGCGGAACTCGCCGGCATGGTACCGGTGCAGATCGAGGCGGCAGAACTCAGCCAGGCATTGGCGACCGGGGTCGCGGAAAGCTTCATCTCCTCGGGCTCGACCGGCGTCGACTCGAAGGTCTGGGAAAGCCTCACGCATTTCTATGACGTTCAGGCCTGGCTACCGCGCAACACGGTCTTCGTGAACAAGGACAGCTTCAACGGGCTCGACGACGCCGGCAAGGACGCGATCATGGAGTGCGGCGCGCAGGCCGCCGCCTCCGGCGAGGCACGCGCGAAGGAGCTGACCGACCAGTACCTGAAGACCCTGGCCGAGAACGGCATGACCGTGTCCGCGCCATCGGACGAGTTGAAGGCCGGCCTGAAAGGCTTCGGCGAGACCATGACGCAGGAATGGATCGCGGCCGCGGGCGACACCGGCAAGGCCGTGGTCGACGCCTATCTGGCGCAATAA
- a CDS encoding TRAP transporter small permease gives MQKDSRPGVMRRMLDRIYAACIGLAALCLVAMLGVIVIQMIARWSAFTFPGATEYAGYLMASASFLAFAGALNSGAHIRVGLALTALGRHRFWGELWCLLIGTAATAYLAWYAVRLVYWSRKLHDVSQGQDATPLWIVQMPMAFGAILLAIAFLDNLVTLLMTGRDNIRDDVAAQSHAE, from the coding sequence ATGCAAAAGGACAGCCGCCCCGGTGTCATGCGCCGGATGCTCGACCGCATCTATGCCGCCTGCATCGGCCTCGCCGCGCTCTGCCTCGTCGCGATGCTCGGCGTGATCGTGATACAGATGATCGCCCGCTGGTCGGCCTTCACCTTTCCCGGCGCGACGGAATATGCGGGCTACCTGATGGCCTCGGCCTCGTTCCTCGCCTTCGCGGGCGCGCTCAATTCCGGTGCCCATATCCGCGTGGGGCTTGCGCTGACCGCTCTCGGCCGCCACCGCTTCTGGGGAGAGCTCTGGTGCCTCCTGATCGGCACCGCCGCGACGGCCTACCTCGCCTGGTATGCCGTGCGCCTCGTCTACTGGTCGCGCAAGCTCCATGACGTCAGCCAGGGCCAGGACGCCACGCCGCTCTGGATCGTACAGATGCCGATGGCCTTCGGCGCGATCCTTCTGGCCATCGCATTCCTCGACAATCTCGTCACGCTCCTGATGACCGGACGCGACAACATCCGCGACGACGTCGCAGCCCAGAGCCACGCGGAATAG
- a CDS encoding TRAP transporter large permease: protein MAQEFWPLAIFLFTLFFLLGSGVWIGLALLGVAFVGMELFTTRPAGDAMMTTIWRSSSSWSLTALPLFIWMGEILYRTRLSEDMFRGLSPWMARLPGGLLHTNVVGCTVFAAVSGSSAATLTTVGKMSIPELMKRDYPEPMVIGTLAGAATLGLMIPPSLTLIVYGVTINESISKLFMAGIFPGLVLAAMFMGYIAIYSRLSSRFNPKPEPATSFTEKLANSRFLIPVMLLITLVIGSMYLGFATATEAATFGVLGAMALAAFQGSLNWTSLKESLLGATRTSAMIALILAGASFLSLAMGFTGLPRALATWIGSLGLTKFQLLMALLAFYVVLGCFLDGISSVVLTMAVVEPMIRQAGIDIIWFGIFIVVVVEMAQITPPIGFNLFVLQGMTGHEMNFIAKAAIPMFLIMVVMVFVLIAFPGLATWLPENIIQRPGG from the coding sequence ATGGCACAGGAATTCTGGCCGCTGGCGATCTTCCTCTTCACGCTCTTCTTCCTGCTCGGATCGGGCGTGTGGATCGGCCTCGCGCTTCTCGGCGTGGCCTTCGTGGGGATGGAGCTGTTCACGACCCGCCCGGCGGGCGACGCGATGATGACCACGATCTGGCGATCCTCGTCCTCCTGGTCCCTGACGGCGCTGCCGCTCTTCATCTGGATGGGCGAGATCCTCTACCGCACCCGATTGTCCGAGGACATGTTTCGCGGCCTCTCCCCCTGGATGGCACGGCTGCCCGGCGGGCTTCTCCATACGAATGTCGTGGGCTGCACCGTCTTCGCGGCGGTCTCGGGCTCATCCGCCGCCACGCTCACGACCGTCGGCAAGATGTCGATCCCGGAACTGATGAAACGCGACTACCCCGAGCCGATGGTGATCGGCACGCTGGCGGGCGCGGCGACGCTCGGCCTGATGATCCCGCCGTCGCTCACGCTCATCGTCTACGGGGTGACGATCAACGAGTCGATCTCCAAGCTTTTCATGGCCGGGATCTTCCCCGGCCTCGTCCTGGCCGCGATGTTCATGGGCTACATCGCGATCTACTCGCGGCTGTCGTCGCGCTTCAATCCCAAGCCCGAACCGGCGACGAGCTTCACCGAAAAGCTTGCGAATTCCCGCTTCCTGATCCCGGTGATGCTGCTCATCACCCTCGTCATCGGCTCGATGTATCTCGGCTTCGCCACCGCGACCGAGGCGGCAACCTTCGGGGTTCTCGGCGCGATGGCGCTTGCCGCCTTCCAGGGTTCGCTGAACTGGACGAGCCTGAAGGAAAGCCTCCTCGGTGCGACGCGGACCTCGGCGATGATCGCGCTGATTCTCGCGGGCGCGTCCTTCCTGTCGCTGGCCATGGGCTTCACCGGCCTGCCACGGGCGCTTGCCACCTGGATCGGGTCGCTCGGGCTGACGAAGTTCCAGCTCCTCATGGCGCTTCTCGCCTTCTACGTCGTGCTCGGCTGCTTTCTCGACGGCATTTCCTCGGTCGTGCTGACAATGGCCGTGGTGGAGCCGATGATCCGTCAGGCCGGGATCGACATCATCTGGTTCGGCATCTTCATCGTCGTCGTGGTCGAGATGGCGCAGATCACGCCGCCCATCGGCTTCAACCTCTTCGTGCTTCAGGGCATGACCGGGCATGAGATGAACTTCATCGCCAAGGCGGCGATCCCGATGTTCCTCATCATGGTGGTGATGGTCTTCGTGCTGATCGCTTTCCCCGGCCTCGCGACCTGGCTCCCCGAAAACATCATCCAGCGACCGGGGGGTTGA
- a CDS encoding sulfite exporter TauE/SafE family protein has translation MEALFAHVTTSPAVAALVLLIVFAASVVQFGLGMGFGLTAAPLLALIDPMLVPAPALFIGLVTSSWGAWRERGAIRWAEVAPAAFGRIVGVALSAAILSLAITRETFSLLFGLFVGLAVLLSVTGWRLAFTRRNIVAMATVSGLMGTITSVGAPPLAIVYQGQPAHKARPTLAAFFAIGCAISLAGLFATGWATVRDAGLAVLMLPGVLAGAVVAGRIGTRLDRRYRPMLLSVAGIASGLLILRGLA, from the coding sequence GTGGAGGCGCTTTTTGCCCATGTGACGACGTCGCCAGCGGTTGCGGCGCTGGTCCTCCTGATCGTTTTCGCGGCCTCCGTCGTGCAATTCGGGCTCGGCATGGGGTTCGGCCTGACCGCCGCGCCGCTTCTGGCGCTGATCGACCCGATGCTGGTCCCGGCGCCGGCGCTCTTCATCGGGCTCGTGACCTCCTCCTGGGGCGCCTGGCGCGAACGCGGCGCGATCCGCTGGGCTGAGGTTGCTCCCGCCGCCTTCGGCCGGATTGTCGGCGTCGCCCTTTCCGCCGCGATCCTGTCGCTTGCGATCACCCGCGAAACCTTTTCACTCCTCTTCGGGCTGTTCGTCGGCCTCGCCGTCCTCCTGTCCGTGACGGGATGGCGGCTTGCCTTCACCCGGCGAAATATCGTCGCGATGGCGACGGTGTCCGGGCTGATGGGCACCATCACCTCGGTTGGCGCGCCACCCCTCGCCATCGTCTATCAGGGCCAGCCGGCGCACAAGGCACGCCCGACCCTCGCCGCCTTCTTCGCCATCGGCTGCGCGATCTCCCTGGCCGGGCTTTTCGCAACGGGCTGGGCCACGGTCCGCGACGCGGGGCTTGCCGTCCTGATGCTGCCCGGTGTCCTCGCGGGGGCCGTCGTTGCAGGGCGGATCGGCACACGGCTCGACCGCCGATACCGGCCGATGCTCCTTTCCGTCGCCGGCATCGCCTCCGGACTCCTGATCCTCAGGGGTCTGGCGTGA
- a CDS encoding GGDEF domain-containing protein, whose translation MDGPPRDDPVLIGIADLGRLMPMYLWIAPTGHIRAVGPTLSKLFQGVALAGLRFLDVFEIRKPQAARSMDEVRRLAGQRLHLALREKPRTGLRGLVVPLQDGQGMVVNLSFGIAAAEAVRDHALTNADFAPTDLTVELLYLTEVKAAVMEELAALNARLRTAQRTAEEQALTDALTGLANRRALDHALVRVLDAAARGGRGFALLHLDIDFFKAVNDTFGHAAGDLVLSHVAAILRRATRKQDIVARVGGDEFVMILPGPVDEAMVATIARRIIAELEVPVMFEGAPCRISGSIGATLSGLYERPDADRMLSDADAALYVSKRRGRAQCTIYGPGLHLPEDQRGAAGRP comes from the coding sequence ATGGACGGCCCTCCGCGCGACGATCCGGTCCTGATCGGCATCGCCGATCTCGGCCGGCTGATGCCGATGTACCTCTGGATTGCACCGACGGGACATATCCGCGCGGTCGGGCCGACGCTTTCGAAGCTTTTTCAGGGTGTGGCGCTGGCCGGGCTCCGCTTTCTCGACGTGTTCGAGATCCGCAAGCCGCAGGCGGCCCGGTCGATGGATGAAGTGCGGCGGTTGGCGGGGCAGCGGCTGCATCTCGCTCTGCGCGAAAAGCCCCGCACCGGGCTTCGCGGCCTTGTCGTGCCGTTGCAGGACGGGCAGGGGATGGTCGTCAACCTCTCCTTCGGGATCGCGGCAGCCGAGGCGGTGCGCGACCATGCGCTGACCAACGCCGATTTCGCGCCGACCGACCTGACGGTGGAACTCCTCTACCTGACCGAGGTGAAGGCGGCGGTGATGGAGGAGCTGGCGGCGCTGAATGCGCGGCTCCGGACCGCCCAGCGGACGGCGGAGGAGCAGGCGCTGACCGACGCCCTGACCGGCCTTGCCAACCGCCGGGCGCTCGACCATGCGCTCGTCCGGGTGCTCGACGCGGCGGCCCGGGGCGGCCGGGGCTTCGCGCTTCTTCACCTCGACATCGACTTCTTCAAGGCGGTGAATGACACGTTCGGTCATGCGGCGGGCGATCTGGTGCTGTCCCATGTCGCTGCGATCCTGCGGCGAGCGACCCGAAAGCAGGACATTGTTGCACGCGTTGGGGGCGACGAATTCGTGATGATCCTGCCCGGCCCGGTGGACGAGGCGATGGTCGCCACGATCGCGCGCCGGATCATCGCCGAGCTGGAAGTGCCGGTGATGTTCGAAGGCGCGCCTTGCCGGATCTCAGGCAGTATCGGCGCGACGCTCTCCGGCCTTTACGAGCGGCCGGATGCGGACCGGATGCTGAGCGATGCCGATGCCGCGCTCTATGTCTCCAAGCGGCGGGGGCGGGCGCAATGCACGATCTACGGTCCGGGGCTGCATTTGCCCGAAGACCAGCGCGGCGCGGCGGGTCGGCCCTAA
- a CDS encoding heme NO-binding domain-containing protein — protein MHGLVNRSVQCFLRDTYGVARWISVAEEAGIGPAGFEALLHYDDRLTDAMIDVAARQLGKPREAFLEDVGIYLAGLEPLRRLLRFGGVDYPDFLQSLDELPDRIHLAVPDLDMPELVLKATGPGRFTLVCGAGHEGFGAVFAGVLRAMADDYGALVLIEAGGGNGHAETVGIELLEARFATGRRFDLARPEGM, from the coding sequence ATGCACGGGCTCGTCAACCGGTCGGTACAGTGTTTTCTGCGCGACACCTATGGCGTCGCGCGCTGGATTTCCGTCGCGGAAGAGGCCGGGATCGGCCCGGCCGGATTCGAAGCCCTTCTGCATTACGACGACAGGCTGACCGACGCGATGATCGACGTCGCCGCCCGGCAGCTGGGAAAGCCGCGCGAGGCGTTTCTAGAGGATGTGGGCATTTACCTCGCCGGGCTCGAACCCTTACGCCGGCTCCTGCGCTTCGGCGGGGTGGATTACCCCGACTTCCTGCAATCGCTCGACGAACTGCCGGACCGCATCCACCTCGCGGTGCCCGATCTCGATATGCCCGAACTGGTTCTGAAGGCCACCGGGCCGGGACGGTTCACGCTCGTCTGCGGCGCCGGGCACGAGGGGTTCGGGGCCGTGTTCGCGGGTGTTCTGCGGGCGATGGCCGACGATTACGGGGCGCTCGTGCTGATCGAGGCGGGCGGTGGCAACGGCCATGCGGAAACCGTGGGAATCGAGCTTCTCGAGGCGCGGTTCGCGACCGGGCGGCGCTTCGACCTCGCCCGGCCGGAGGGCATGTGA
- a CDS encoding trimethylamine methyltransferase family protein: MGSELKRKRAGGRAGHAERAGIKVIDQMPWRIPVNPDRPIEPLGPEGVHAIHKGAMRVLGEIGIRFLNDEALAIFREAGCKVDGETVFLDEDFVMEMVARAPRQFTVTPRNPDRTLPFGGQHILFGNVSSPPNYWDLARGKVSGFMDGFRDFIKLTQYFNCIHFAGGYPVEPIDIHPSVRHLDCLYEKLTLTDKVCHAYALGKERVEDAMEMVRIAGGLSDAEFRARPRMYTNINSVSPLKHDFPMIDGALRLARAGQLVVVTPFTLAGAMAPVTMSGAVTLSIAEALAAIALLQYVAPGSPSMIGTFTSNVDMKSGAPAFGTPEYMRATQMTGQLARFYGLPLRSSGVCAANVPDGQAMWETSNSLWAAMQSGTNMVYHAAGWLEGGLIASPEKFVMDCEMLQMLQRYMEPQTWATTPDDIAIDTIAEVGSEGHYFGCQHTQDRYATAFYQPIASDWRNFEAWQLDGSVWTAERAHRIAKAIVAEFEAPPMEEGIREELQAFVARRKEEGGAPTDF, translated from the coding sequence ATGGGAAGCGAACTCAAGCGCAAGCGCGCGGGCGGGCGGGCCGGCCATGCGGAACGCGCCGGCATCAAGGTTATCGACCAGATGCCCTGGCGCATCCCGGTCAACCCTGACCGGCCGATCGAACCGCTTGGCCCCGAAGGCGTCCACGCCATCCACAAGGGCGCGATGCGGGTTCTCGGCGAGATCGGGATCCGGTTTCTCAACGACGAGGCGCTGGCGATCTTCCGCGAGGCGGGCTGCAAGGTCGACGGCGAGACCGTTTTCCTGGACGAGGATTTCGTCATGGAGATGGTGGCGCGCGCCCCCCGTCAGTTCACCGTCACTCCGCGAAATCCCGATCGGACGTTGCCGTTCGGCGGCCAGCACATTCTTTTCGGCAACGTTTCGTCTCCGCCTAACTACTGGGATCTCGCGCGCGGCAAGGTTTCCGGCTTCATGGACGGGTTCCGGGACTTCATCAAGCTGACGCAATACTTCAACTGCATCCATTTCGCCGGTGGCTATCCGGTGGAGCCGATCGACATCCACCCGTCGGTCCGCCACCTCGACTGCCTCTACGAAAAGCTCACGCTGACCGACAAGGTCTGCCATGCCTATGCGCTCGGCAAGGAGCGGGTCGAGGACGCGATGGAAATGGTGCGGATCGCAGGCGGTCTCAGCGACGCGGAGTTCCGGGCCAGGCCGCGGATGTATACCAACATCAACTCCGTCTCGCCCTTGAAGCACGACTTCCCGATGATCGACGGGGCGCTGAGACTGGCGCGGGCGGGGCAGCTGGTCGTCGTGACGCCGTTCACGCTTGCGGGTGCGATGGCGCCGGTCACTATGTCGGGTGCGGTGACGCTGTCGATCGCCGAAGCCCTGGCCGCGATCGCGCTTTTGCAATACGTGGCACCGGGATCGCCGTCGATGATCGGCACCTTCACCTCGAACGTCGACATGAAGTCGGGGGCACCGGCCTTCGGCACGCCGGAATACATGCGCGCGACCCAGATGACCGGGCAGCTGGCCCGGTTCTACGGGCTGCCCCTGCGCTCCTCCGGGGTCTGCGCGGCGAACGTGCCGGACGGGCAGGCGATGTGGGAGACCTCGAATTCCCTTTGGGCCGCGATGCAGTCCGGCACCAACATGGTCTATCACGCCGCGGGCTGGCTCGAAGGCGGGCTGATCGCAAGCCCGGAGAAATTCGTGATGGACTGTGAAATGCTCCAGATGCTCCAGCGCTACATGGAGCCCCAGACCTGGGCGACGACGCCGGACGACATCGCCATCGACACGATCGCCGAGGTCGGTTCAGAGGGGCACTACTTCGGCTGCCAGCACACACAGGACCGCTACGCCACCGCCTTCTATCAGCCTATCGCCTCCGACTGGCGCAACTTCGAGGCGTGGCAGCTTGACGGATCGGTCTGGACCGCCGAACGCGCGCACCGGATCGCCAAGGCGATCGTCGCGGAGTTCGAGGCGCCGCCGATGGAGGAGGGCATCCGCGAGGAACTGCAGGCCTTCGTCGCGCGGCGCAAGGAAGAAGGCGGCGCCCCCACCGATTTCTAA
- a CDS encoding HAD family hydrolase encodes MNDIHGLVFDKDGTLFDFRATWGGWSRRMLEELACGSQALAGRLGQAIGFDLVSGVFAPDSPVIAHTAPEIAAKLLPHLPGADHAVLVARMNAMAAVTDLVEAVPLVPLFDGLTKAGLKIGLATNDAEEPAHAHLRSAGIARYFHFVSGFDSGHGAKPDPGPLLAFAAAEGLDPGKVAMVGDSRHDLVAGRAAGMRTVAVLTGIAGSDELRPFADVVLPDIGHLPGWIASGAPNGG; translated from the coding sequence ATGAACGACATCCACGGTCTCGTCTTCGACAAGGACGGCACACTTTTCGATTTCCGCGCGACCTGGGGCGGCTGGTCCCGGCGGATGCTCGAAGAGCTTGCCTGCGGTTCGCAGGCTCTTGCCGGGCGGCTTGGCCAGGCGATCGGGTTCGACCTCGTCTCGGGTGTATTCGCGCCCGACAGCCCGGTGATCGCGCATACCGCGCCCGAAATCGCCGCAAAGCTTCTGCCGCATCTGCCAGGTGCCGACCATGCGGTTCTGGTCGCACGGATGAACGCGATGGCCGCGGTCACCGACCTGGTCGAGGCCGTGCCGCTGGTGCCCCTGTTCGACGGCCTTACCAAGGCCGGCTTGAAGATCGGGCTCGCCACCAATGACGCGGAGGAGCCGGCCCACGCGCATCTTCGCTCTGCCGGGATCGCGCGCTATTTCCACTTCGTCTCGGGCTTCGACAGCGGTCATGGCGCCAAGCCCGATCCCGGCCCGCTCCTGGCCTTCGCCGCGGCCGAGGGGCTGGACCCGGGAAAGGTGGCGATGGTCGGCGACAGCCGCCACGACCTCGTCGCCGGCCGCGCGGCGGGCATGCGCACGGTCGCGGTGCTGACCGGGATCGCAGGATCGGACGAACTCCGTCCTTTCGCAGATGTGGTCCTGCCCGATATCGGCCATCTGCCGGGCTGGATCGCCTCCGGCGCGCCAAACGGGGGCTGA
- a CDS encoding DUF3572 domain-containing protein, translating into MRNGSVNGRADADTVALKALGWLAGQDDLLPVFLGATGTAPEELKRRLSEPEFLVSVLDFILMDDAWVIAFCDAEGLEYTLPKSARHALPGGEEAHWT; encoded by the coding sequence GGTGAACGGGCGGGCAGATGCCGACACGGTTGCGCTGAAGGCGCTGGGCTGGCTGGCGGGGCAGGACGACCTCCTGCCGGTCTTTCTCGGCGCGACCGGAACCGCGCCGGAAGAGCTGAAACGCCGGCTGTCGGAGCCGGAATTCCTCGTTTCCGTGCTGGATTTCATCCTGATGGACGATGCCTGGGTGATTGCCTTCTGCGACGCCGAGGGGCTGGAATACACCCTGCCCAAATCGGCGCGCCATGCCTTGCCGGGCGGCGAGGAGGCGCACTGGACCTGA